Sequence from the Primulina huaijiensis isolate GDHJ02 chromosome 16, ASM1229523v2, whole genome shotgun sequence genome:
AAACTCACTTGAGATTGAAACTGTCTGTGATTTGGTGAGGTCTTTGGACTAGTAATTTGAGCAATGTTAGACATACTTCCTTCAGCAAAAGCTCTTAACCTCTTAAGCTCGGGCAAAACCACAGTTCCAAGATCTGGCCTATCTTTACGCCTCAATTCTGTGCACTTAAGGGCTAGCTTTGCAAAAATCTTGGCCTCTTCTACTGGCCAATCAGTAACTGCTGGGTCAAGCATGTCAGCAAAAGTTCCCCTTTCAATGGCCCTCTCAATGTTATGAGTCAAACCCATCGGGGATTTGGCTGTTATTATTTGAAGAAGCATCACTCCAAATGAGTAGACGTCAGACTTTATTCCGAGCATGCCAGTTTGCTGATATTCAGGATCTATGTAGCAAAAAGTTCCAGCTGTTGAAGTCATGAGATATTGTGTGGCATTGTCAGCTACGGATGGAGGAACTAGCCTTGCCAAGCCAACATCACTGATCTTGCTTACGCAGTTACTGTCTAGTAAAATGTTTCCTGGTTTCAGGTCGCTATGTACTAGTGGCTCTGGCTTGGTCTGGTGGAGGAAAAGGAGGCTAGTGCCGATTTCTGCTGCTATTCGGAATCTCAGTTGCCAAGAAAGCACTGGAGTGTTTCCTCGCCTGAAGAGACAGTCGTCCAAGCTACCGTTAGCCATGTATTCATAGACTAAGCAGCCATACTCAGGGCATGCTCCAAGGAGGAGAACCATGTTGGGATGTCGGATGCAACTCAGAACTTCAACCTGCATCGAGGGTTTGAAGAATGCTAAATATAAGAACTATGGCCCGCTTTATTTCAGTGAAGTTTGGCGTCTTTGTTTACCACATTAATCATGCTAGGGCTTGTTGGAGGCATTGTATCTGCGAACTTACTTAAGAAACAATACGACCATCTATTTCCATTCAAGATAAAACCTTTTATCCCATTAATCTAATTGGATTATGCGTGTTAAAAAGCTAAAACTATTCTAAAGAGATATCAGTTGTAACggtatatatttttcatatagaGTTTCATACCTCTTGCTGAAACTGCGATCTTCCTTGTGCTGCATCTGGACGAAGAACTTTTATGGCCACCGGCGTATGATCCAGGTAACACTTGTACACTGGACCGTACCCACCTTCCCCTATTTTACGAGTTTGTGAGAAGTACTCGGTGGCTGCCTCAATCTCCTCAATTGTGTATTTCCGATATCGAGCATCACCATGTGCTAACTTTTGCAGCactttcttcttctcctctgcTTCTTTGACTGCTTTCATTTCAGCATTCATTCTTTTGTGTGCTTCAAGTTCAGCTATTTTTTGAGCTGTTTCAGCTTTCTCAATTGCCGCCCTGCACTTCTCTTTTTCCTTCTCTGCAATCGCCAATGCTGCTTCCTCTGCTAGTCGGGCCTCTCCTAGTTTCTGTTGTTCTTCCATTTTCCAGCGGTTAAGTTCCAGTGCCTACACAAATATAGAAATCTGATTCATGAACGGTATatactttgattttaaatgttccATTTTGCtgctaagttttatttttgcGACTTTATAAAACTTCGTGAAAgagtttaaatattttgaatggtGAACCATACTTTCTGTCTTGCACAAAGAGCTTCCTTGCAGGCTGTGCTGTACATATCCATTGTCTGTTTGAGTTCCATCTTCAGCCTGGCCATCTCTGCCTCTACATCATCctgtatttttgaaatatttgatgcGAAGTTTTATGCATGGTGTACGCCGTATATTCTTAACTAACAGTATACGACATATAAGGTAGCGATCAACATCGAATTTTCTATAATATTCTGTGAGTTACTTCTCAAAAAATTTTAGGaccttgtcagtttctagggaATGCTTCCTTTGATATCAGACAAAATTTTGGGATGTGGTAAGAGAAAAATGATATGGTAATTGAACATAATATTGAAATAGTCCACAAAGGATAATCGTACAAGGAAAGAAGACTTTGTGTGTTGTATTGGAGATGCTTCGAGAGGAAATATCTGGGGAATGGGGCAGCAAATCaattttatccttttttttaagataataaatataatcTTTGAGATTCTTagtttttcttgaaaataatgAAATCAACACCTGTTTATGTTGTTTGTATACATACCAGGGTTTGGGATCCAGACCATGAATAGTTTCCACTTTCTTGTGAGCTCGATGAGAAGATTCCGAAGCTGTAATTTGCATCTGATGACATGGTATTAGAGAATGAAGATCCAAAACTCGATCGGTTTTCTGCGTCTGAGCTGTTTGACAGATGAGAGGTCATAGACATATCATGATCTAGTGTGTGAATCATGCGCTCGGTGCTTGGCCTGCCAGAGCTCACATATGATAGGTCCGTATCAAGCGTCGCAAAATCTCCATAAGATCTGTTTGCAGCATTTCCTCTGGTAAATGGTGACCTGTATTAGTAGCAGTGCATGTTAGTTCCTCAAGATATTGTGTGGCTTCTCATCCAGTTTTTAAAAACATGCATTTCATTGTATTCTTACATGAGATGAGTTTTTTCTCAGATTTCATGAGAATTTTTTCTTATTCTAAGAGTCGTCCTTTCCCAAAACACATCCAACATTTTTACTGTATTTGCTTGGTTTTCCCATTTTGTAAACGAACAACTTTATCTGACttcttaataaaataaactaattcaTCAGTCATCTTACTTGATCGTGTCTATCTCATCCATTGTTGTCTTAGATGCCAATGGCAGCGATTTATCGGTTGTATTTCCTACAGACAGCACAAAGTTCAGTTTTCTTTATCCAGGATTAAACAATAATAACGAAGCTGAACATGTAAGTTTACCAAATGCCTGAATCATACCTCGTGTTTTGTTACTTTGCATGAAATATTGTGCGTCAGTTGAACCAGATTGTGAATTAACTTGATTCTGCAGTTGATATGGAGATTCTTTTGGGACGGTAAGGGAGGCAGACCTGACCGATGATATCTTCCCCTTGGAAATGACATAAACGTTGCAAAATTCAGGCGCCCCTTTGGACACATTGCCTGGGATATCAACAATCTTGAATCTTCTGTGTAAAGAAATTTATGAGTTTTCTTCTGATATGTCTGTGAATTCTCGATTTAGTTTTGATGATGATAGATTAGATAGATTTATCACCTCATGAAGCCATTCTTAACCGTCGAGCCGACAACCAAATCCTCAATCAAGTTGTTCTTTACATAATCGATGAGGGCTCTGGCTACGTCGGTGTCTTCTACTACTTCTTCATTGACTCGTATCTGTTCACACAGAGTAGATATCATGTGATTGGAATTACGTTCAACAAACTTAATTTTATGATACACTAGTTGAATTTCTTTACATTCCATGATTGAATATGGGTGGAAATAAATAGTACTTGATCTCACGAGCTTGGCTCGAGAGAGATTTCACGAACCCAACTTGGGCATAGAAgttttttcttgaatattttctcGACCTCAAACCATGAACACGACTACTTTTTACAGAATAATTATGTTACAGATGATAcagataatattaatttttatttatactgtgaaaatataaaattctttttaaacAAGATTCGAGTATATGAACATGCtcatatgataaaaaaatcttgaatttcATTGAGCTCGAGTAAAGAGACAGCTTGACTCATATTACACCCTTTTCTTGGATTTTCCCATTCTTATATGATGTCGATCAAAGTCAAGGAACACAGAGTTAATATTGTGGTATGGTATGTAAAGAAATTGTAGCAAAATTTAGGACAAAGATCCTTAGCTATTTTCAAACCTTTGAGGACAAAACTAGTGCCCGTACACCAACATACCCTTGACTCTGGATATTTTTCCATTGTGTCTTACAGTTGTGCAAAAAACTATAATGTCGTACGCTCAACACTTCTATACTAATTATGTATTGTTCTTGTGAGATCGCCAAAACATAGACTTTGTGAACATGCAAGGCAAGTGAATTTGTGATCTGAAATTTAAGGATATGATCCTTCCCCCCCACGACTATTGTCTTTTATTTTCCCTATTGATTACTCTTTTGCACATTCAATGGAAGCCTTTGATGAAGAACAGTCagaattattatgaaaatgcaTGCATGGAATGCCTTACATTCTTGCGGGTGCAGAAGCAACGAAAAGGAAAGAAGAGCTCCTTTGTTTGGCCATCAATCCGCACGTTAACCTTTGATACTTTTGAAGCATCCTCATTCCCTGAGAAACTTCCCACTGTGTATCCACAAGTAATTTATGGTCAGATAAACTATAACATGAATATATATCATCATGAAGCTACTGCATAACATTCTTCCCTGTTTTTTCTTGGAGGAGTAGACAATAATCCCTTTCTTCTGAAAAATTGTTTTGATTGTCGGAATTAGAAATTTATTGAAAGGGGagaaactaaaaataaaaaacttccAAATCCTGTTTTTCCTGTCACCCCTACGATCGCCTATGGCAGTGATAGAAACGATGAATGCATGCATGCCGGGATAGACTAGCAGGACATTTTTATCTATAAGGTGTacaaaataaattgattaaatatcAGAGTCTGTTGCTGCATGTGGAGGGATTGAATGAATTTAGATTCAAGAACATTACCTGAGGCAGGCTGCTTGAGCTTGACATGGAGCAGGGTTACAGTTTTCCCTTTGGACAAGAGATGATCAACTGCCCATTTCAATGCACCTTGGCTTCCTTTGTCCTTGTCTATGGCAACTACCACCATAATCTCCAACCTTATAAATAATTCAACCTTTGGATTTCTAGTTCAttaatttgtatttgaattcAATTCTTGGATGATATCTCTTTTTTGCCTTTGAAGCTCTCTCTTTTTATCTGTTGCGCTAATTCTTATTTGCTGAGAATTTGGAAAAAATCTATGCATTGGAATTTGGACAGGGTACTAAGTATCCTCAAATAAATGAAAacccttttttattttatttatttgtggtGGGTTTTTGcagataatatatataattcattgggttttcttttgttccGAATAAATAGGGTTTTATAATGATCTTGTGACCATTAATACTGAAATCTGCCATGGTTTTTCTCCTTTGACCCGCAGTGTATGAGGCTGGCATTAGAGAGCATTTCCATATTTATGTGATGGTCACGAGTCAAATTGACAGAGTTTGACTTTTATAGAGGTCTCTTCCTTTATTATTTTGGAAGGGAATTTATGCAAATATTactaatattttgtattttgagtTGGCTTCAATTTTGATATGAAGATGGATGAAACGATGAACGATTTAGAGTTTGACTTTCATCATGAAGCTACTGCATAACATTTTTTCTTACGAGATGTAATTTGACATATAGTATTtaattttgagtaggtctcttgtgagacggtctcacatatttttttctgtgaaacgggtcaaccctaccgatattcacaataaaaagtaatattcttagcataaaaagtaatattttttcatggataacccaaataagagattcgtctcacaaaatacgatcagtGAGACCAtattacacaagtttttgcctttaatTTTAACAAGAAAACTATTTATCATCTGCAAACTATTGTTAAGAAAACAAAACGAACCGGCAATAACTTGGTTGGGATAGAAATAAAAtgggataaattaatataattaataaaatatttggtgGAAGGATTATTTGTATACATCTATTTTCATcttgttgataaaaaaaaaatcaatataaatcatctattatttaattttaatttcaatttaaattaGATACAACCAACTATATGTTAGGAGAGAAATCTATAGATATTTGACATTTATGTtgtcgtatgatttaaaatattaagagTCAATGATAAATGCTCGATTCTCAtggattataaaaaatatacttACTATAAGAAAAATTGTTGGATTTAATTATCGTCGTTGTTAGGATAAAGATCGATATGTTTGTACTGTTagacaatttaaaatatatgagttGTATCGTTGTCATTgactataacttttgataaaacaCGAAAATTTGATACAATAAAGTTACTTTTCTATCCAAAATCACTTTTAGGgcaaaattttcatgttttattaaaaaatataaatcttaATCCGAAGTTATTTGAACAATTGAAAACTAACCAAAGTACTGCAAAATCACTAGTAATTTCTCCTTCCAAATCACTCATCAACACATACACAcatataacatatatatatgtatgtatatcttATCATCAAACTCCAAAAAAACATCGATATTCCTAGAAATTGATACATgaaattcttttgtttcttccACTTGAGCACCCATTTTTACTCGTTCAAAGAGAACACAAGAACCAAATTTGCAACCACCGAGCTAAATTAACTATCATTTAAAAGTAACATGAACGAAATCATCGGACAACCCCTTGGAACTTCTCGTATCACCTTCACTCGCGTACGATGAATAGAACTCGTCGTCTTTTTCCTTAATCTCCTCAACCATGGCCGCAACTTCCTTGAACTCAGGCCTCCTCTCCACGTCCACCTCGCAGCAACTCAGCCCTATCCTCAACATCTTCATCATTTCCCCCTCAGAGTTGCCGTTCCCCGTCATGTCTCTATCCAAGACCAGCTCAAGATTGCCCTCGTCCCTCACCACGGAGTCTACCCACGCCGCCAAATCCGTATCCGTGCCGTTACCTTGTTGCAGGAAGTTCGAAGGGAACCGGCCCGTGAGGACCTCCAGGACGAGGATTCCAAAACTCCAGACGTCGGTTTTCTTGGTGATCCGGCCCGTGTGCTTGTACTCGGGGGATTTGTAGGCGACCATGTGTTCTTGGGCGTGTTCTTGGTTGACGATGGGGATGAATCCGTAGTCGCTGAGGAGGGGATTGAAGGTGGCGTCCAGGAGTACGTTGGAGGATTTGAGATGGCCGTGCGGTGCTGTTAAGCATGGGAGTTCGTTGTAGAGGTACGCGAGGCCTTTGGCGATTCCTTTCACTATTTTTAGACGAGTAGGCCAGTCGGGGCATGGCACCCCACGAGATTTATTTCCTATAATATAcgtaagaaaatatatcaatgATTAGTTTATGTATTCCATTTCGCGCATTGATTCATGAATTCGAATAATTGTTTTAACTAAATACTCAGAATTTGAGAATCTTCCCTTGGCACCCAGTGAAGAAGCAGAATAAAGATGGAGAATACATACCATGAAGGTGAACAGAAAGGCTGATATTCTCCGCATAATCTGAGACCAAAAGCTTCTCCTCTTTCCTATAATAGAAAGCCACGATGGGAAGCAAATTCTCATGATTCAATCTCC
This genomic interval carries:
- the LOC140960811 gene encoding U-box domain-containing protein 52-like isoform X2; its protein translation is MVVVAIDKDKGSQGALKWAVDHLLSKGKTVTLLHVKLKQPASVGSFSGNEDASKVSKVNVRIDGQTKELFFPFRCFCTRKNIRVNEEVVEDTDVARALIDYVKNNLIEDLVVGSTVKNGFMRFKIVDIPGNVSKGAPEFCNVYVISKGKISSVRSASLTVPKESPYQLQNQVNSQSGSTDAQYFMQSNKTRGNTTDKSLPLASKTTMDEIDTIKSPFTRGNAANRSYGDFATLDTDLSYVSSGRPSTERMIHTLDHDMSMTSHLSNSSDAENRSSFGSSFSNTMSSDANYSFGIFSSSSQESGNYSWSGSQTLDDVEAEMARLKMELKQTMDMYSTACKEALCARQKALELNRWKMEEQQKLGEARLAEEAALAIAEKEKEKCRAAIEKAETAQKIAELEAHKRMNAEMKAVKEAEEKKKVLQKLAHGDARYRKYTIEEIEAATEYFSQTRKIGEGGYGPVYKCYLDHTPVAIKVLRPDAAQGRSQFQQEVEVLSCIRHPNMVLLLGACPEYGCLVYEYMANGSLDDCLFRRGNTPVLSWQLRFRIAAEIGTSLLFLHQTKPEPLVHSDLKPGNILLDSNCVSKISDVGLARLVPPSVADNATQYLMTSTAGTFCYIDPEYQQTGMLGIKSDVYSFGVMLLQIITAKSPMGLTHNIERAIERGTFADMLDPAVTDWPVEEAKIFAKLALKCTELRRKDRPDLGTVVLPELKRLRAFAEGSMSNIAQITSPKTSPNHRQFQSQVSGYQILSSSSNNKKESSVTGTQSTRIC
- the LOC140960811 gene encoding U-box domain-containing protein 52-like isoform X1 translates to MVVVAIDKDKGSQGALKWAVDHLLSKGKTVTLLHVKLKQPASVGSFSGNEDASKVSKVNVRIDGQTKELFFPFRCFCTRKNIRVNEEVVEDTDVARALIDYVKNNLIEDLVVGSTVKNGFMRRFKIVDIPGNVSKGAPEFCNVYVISKGKISSVRSASLTVPKESPYQLQNQVNSQSGSTDAQYFMQSNKTRGNTTDKSLPLASKTTMDEIDTIKSPFTRGNAANRSYGDFATLDTDLSYVSSGRPSTERMIHTLDHDMSMTSHLSNSSDAENRSSFGSSFSNTMSSDANYSFGIFSSSSQESGNYSWSGSQTLDDVEAEMARLKMELKQTMDMYSTACKEALCARQKALELNRWKMEEQQKLGEARLAEEAALAIAEKEKEKCRAAIEKAETAQKIAELEAHKRMNAEMKAVKEAEEKKKVLQKLAHGDARYRKYTIEEIEAATEYFSQTRKIGEGGYGPVYKCYLDHTPVAIKVLRPDAAQGRSQFQQEVEVLSCIRHPNMVLLLGACPEYGCLVYEYMANGSLDDCLFRRGNTPVLSWQLRFRIAAEIGTSLLFLHQTKPEPLVHSDLKPGNILLDSNCVSKISDVGLARLVPPSVADNATQYLMTSTAGTFCYIDPEYQQTGMLGIKSDVYSFGVMLLQIITAKSPMGLTHNIERAIERGTFADMLDPAVTDWPVEEAKIFAKLALKCTELRRKDRPDLGTVVLPELKRLRAFAEGSMSNIAQITSPKTSPNHRQFQSQVSGYQILSSSSNNKKESSVTGTQSTRIC